A genomic window from Herbiconiux aconitum includes:
- the aceB gene encoding malate synthase A, translating to MSPHTRSTAITVHAEHGDRFDEILTPEALAFVARLHDQFAGRRQERLNDRMLQRKAIENGRNLRFLPETSAIRENIEWRVAGAGPGLEDRRVEITGPTDRKMTVNALNSGAKAWLADLEDATSPTWENVIGGQINLFDAIRGQVDFTSDEGKEYRVGAQTPTIILRPRGWHLVEKHLGYRDRAGHTRPASASLVDFGLYFFHNAKALIANGRGPYFYLPKLENHLEARLWDDIFTFSENALGIARGTIRATVLIETITAAFEMDEILYELRDHCAGLNAGRWDYIFSMIKTFRDRGRSYVFPDRDRITMTVPFMRAYTELLVQTCHKRGAHAIGGMSAFIPNRRDPEVTERALAKVADDKRREAGDGFDGTWVAHPDLIATARAEFDAVLGEAPNQLERQRPEVHVTAAELVDLSSLEPRVTDAGVRSNVSVALRYIESWLRGIGAAAIDNLMEDAATAEISRSQLWQWIHQGIVTEEGTRITRASVENVLHDVMRGLDRSLADRFDDAENIVRLVALEDDFPTFLTIPAYAHYLVDTVPARELAAA from the coding sequence ATGTCTCCCCACACCAGATCCACCGCCATCACCGTCCACGCCGAGCATGGCGACCGCTTCGACGAGATCCTCACCCCCGAGGCGCTCGCGTTCGTCGCCCGGCTGCACGACCAGTTCGCCGGCCGCCGCCAGGAGCGCCTGAACGACCGGATGCTCCAGCGCAAGGCCATCGAGAACGGCCGCAACCTGCGCTTCCTGCCCGAGACATCCGCTATTCGCGAGAACATCGAGTGGCGCGTCGCCGGAGCCGGCCCAGGCCTCGAAGACCGCCGGGTGGAGATCACCGGCCCGACCGACCGCAAGATGACGGTCAACGCCCTCAACTCCGGCGCCAAGGCGTGGCTCGCCGACCTCGAAGACGCCACGAGCCCCACCTGGGAGAACGTGATCGGCGGCCAGATCAACCTGTTCGACGCCATCCGCGGCCAGGTCGACTTCACGAGCGACGAGGGCAAGGAGTACCGGGTCGGCGCGCAGACACCGACGATCATCCTCCGCCCCCGCGGCTGGCACCTGGTGGAGAAGCACCTCGGCTACCGGGACCGCGCCGGGCACACCCGCCCGGCCAGCGCGAGCCTCGTCGACTTCGGGCTCTACTTCTTCCACAACGCGAAGGCTCTCATCGCGAACGGCCGCGGCCCGTACTTCTACCTGCCGAAGCTCGAGAACCACCTCGAGGCGCGGTTGTGGGACGACATCTTCACCTTCTCCGAGAACGCCCTCGGCATCGCGCGCGGCACCATTCGGGCGACGGTGCTGATCGAGACGATCACGGCGGCGTTCGAGATGGACGAGATCCTCTACGAACTGCGCGACCACTGCGCGGGCCTCAACGCCGGCCGCTGGGACTACATCTTCTCGATGATCAAGACCTTCCGCGACCGCGGCCGCAGCTACGTCTTCCCCGACCGCGACCGGATCACCATGACGGTGCCGTTCATGCGCGCCTACACCGAGCTGCTCGTGCAGACCTGCCACAAGCGGGGAGCACATGCCATCGGAGGCATGAGCGCCTTCATCCCGAACCGCCGCGACCCCGAGGTCACGGAGCGAGCACTCGCTAAGGTGGCCGACGACAAGCGGCGCGAGGCCGGCGATGGCTTCGACGGAACGTGGGTGGCGCATCCGGACCTCATCGCCACCGCCCGGGCAGAGTTCGACGCCGTGCTGGGCGAAGCCCCGAACCAGCTCGAACGGCAGCGCCCCGAGGTGCACGTCACGGCCGCCGAGCTCGTCGACCTGAGCTCCCTCGAACCGCGGGTGACGGATGCGGGAGTGCGGTCGAACGTGTCGGTCGCACTCCGCTACATCGAGAGCTGGCTGCGCGGGATCGGCGCCGCGGCGATCGACAACCTGATGGAGGATGCGGCGACCGCCGAGATCTCGCGCTCGCAGCTCTGGCAGTGGATTCACCAGGGCATCGTGACCGAAGAGGGCACGCGCATCACCCGAGCGTCCGTCGAGAACGTGCTGCACGACGTCATGCGAGGGCTGGACCGCTCGCTCGCCGACCGCTTCGACGACGCCGAGAACATCGTGCGGCTGGTGGCGCTGGAGGACGACTTCCCGACCTTCCTCACGATTCCGGCGTATGCCCACTACCTCGTGGACACGGTGCCGGCGCGGGAGCTTGCCGCGGCGTGA
- a CDS encoding aldo/keto reductase, with protein sequence MPEPASAAELPFGAVGYGAANLGNMYRELSDESARAILDAAWESGIRYYDTAPHYGLGLSERRLGEFLRTKPRDQYVVSTKVGRLLRPNPEGAGSFDTENSFLVPADLKRVWDFTPDGVRQSLDESLERLGLDRVDVLFLHDPERGDLQRGLDESLPALASLREQGVVGAVGVGSMSTEALLASARSGFIDLLMVAGRYTLAEQPVFPEVLEACDINGVGIVNASVFNSGLLATNDPGSDSRYEYGGVPAETLARVQAIGTVAREFGVELPAAALQYTARDPRVRSVVVGSSKPDQVRQNVERMHATIPDVFWARLHALGLVGA encoded by the coding sequence ATGCCTGAGCCCGCATCCGCCGCGGAGCTGCCCTTCGGAGCAGTCGGCTACGGCGCCGCCAACCTGGGCAACATGTACCGGGAGCTCAGCGACGAGTCGGCCCGCGCGATTCTCGACGCCGCGTGGGAATCGGGCATCCGCTACTACGACACCGCGCCGCACTACGGGCTCGGTCTCTCGGAGCGGCGCCTGGGCGAGTTCCTGCGCACCAAGCCGCGCGACCAGTACGTGGTCTCGACGAAGGTCGGCCGCCTGCTGCGCCCGAACCCCGAGGGAGCGGGGTCGTTCGACACCGAGAACTCCTTCCTGGTGCCCGCCGACCTGAAGCGGGTGTGGGACTTCACGCCCGACGGCGTGCGTCAGAGCCTCGACGAATCGCTCGAGAGGCTCGGTCTCGACCGGGTCGACGTGCTCTTCCTGCACGATCCGGAGCGAGGCGACCTGCAACGCGGGCTCGACGAGTCGCTGCCGGCGCTCGCCTCGCTTCGCGAACAGGGAGTGGTCGGCGCGGTCGGCGTCGGGTCGATGTCGACCGAGGCGCTGCTGGCGAGCGCGCGCAGCGGGTTCATTGACCTGCTGATGGTGGCCGGTCGCTACACCCTCGCCGAGCAGCCTGTCTTCCCCGAGGTGCTCGAGGCCTGCGACATCAACGGTGTGGGGATCGTGAACGCCTCGGTGTTCAACTCCGGACTGTTGGCGACCAACGACCCCGGTTCCGACTCCCGCTACGAATACGGTGGAGTGCCCGCCGAGACGCTGGCCCGCGTGCAAGCGATCGGCACGGTGGCCCGTGAGTTCGGCGTCGAGCTGCCGGCGGCCGCCCTGCAGTACACGGCCCGTGACCCCCGAGTTCGCTCCGTGGTCGTTGGCAGCAGCAAACCCGACCAGGTGCGGCAGAACGTGGAACGGATGCACGCCACCATTCCCGACGTATTCTGGGCGCGGCTGCACGCCCTCGGTCTGGTCGGCGCATGA
- a CDS encoding L-fuconate dehydratase encodes MSTITALETSDIRFPTSTMLDGSDAMNPDPDYSAAYLTIVTDSDDGLTGHGFVFTIGRGNDVQVAGIRALEGHLVGRDVEELLASMGATWRELVYDSQLRWLGPEKGVMHMAIGAVMNALWDLKAKRAGLPLWQLLARMSPEELVELVDFRYLTDAITPEEALQIFRAAVPGRAEREAQLFAAGYPAYTTTPGWLGYDDEKLARLCREAVADGFGQIKLKVGGDVDDDVRRLGIAREAVGPDIRIAVDANQRWDVAQAIEWMRHLAPFDIAWIEEPTNPDDVLGHAAIAVGVAPIPVATGEHGANRVMFKQFLQADALSVLQIDATRVAGVNENIAILLLAAKFGVRVCPHAGGVGLCEMVQHLSYFDFIALSGRRDDRMIEYVDHLHEHFAAPVDVHGGCYWPPLAPGSGAEMLASSRREFEFEAYA; translated from the coding sequence GTGAGCACTATCACGGCACTCGAGACGAGTGACATCAGATTTCCGACCTCGACCATGCTCGACGGGTCGGATGCCATGAACCCCGACCCCGACTATTCCGCCGCCTACCTCACGATCGTGACCGATTCCGACGACGGCCTGACCGGCCACGGCTTCGTGTTCACGATCGGGCGCGGCAACGACGTGCAGGTCGCCGGCATCCGCGCGCTCGAAGGCCACCTCGTCGGCCGCGACGTCGAGGAGTTGCTCGCGTCGATGGGCGCCACCTGGCGAGAACTCGTCTACGACTCGCAGCTGCGCTGGCTCGGACCGGAGAAGGGCGTCATGCACATGGCGATCGGCGCCGTGATGAACGCCCTCTGGGACCTCAAGGCCAAGCGCGCCGGTCTGCCGCTCTGGCAGTTGCTCGCGCGGATGTCGCCGGAGGAGCTGGTGGAGCTCGTCGACTTCCGCTACCTGACCGACGCCATCACGCCCGAGGAGGCGCTGCAGATCTTCCGCGCCGCCGTTCCCGGGCGGGCCGAGCGCGAGGCGCAGCTGTTCGCTGCCGGCTACCCGGCCTACACGACGACGCCCGGTTGGCTCGGCTACGACGACGAGAAGCTCGCTCGCCTCTGCCGCGAGGCGGTGGCCGACGGATTCGGGCAGATCAAGCTGAAGGTGGGCGGCGACGTCGACGACGACGTGCGGCGGCTCGGGATCGCCCGCGAGGCGGTGGGTCCCGACATCCGGATCGCCGTCGACGCCAACCAGCGCTGGGACGTGGCTCAGGCGATCGAGTGGATGCGCCACCTCGCCCCCTTCGACATCGCCTGGATCGAGGAGCCCACGAACCCCGACGACGTGCTCGGGCACGCCGCCATCGCGGTCGGTGTCGCGCCGATCCCGGTGGCCACCGGGGAGCACGGCGCGAACCGGGTGATGTTCAAGCAGTTCCTGCAGGCGGATGCGCTCAGCGTTCTGCAGATCGACGCCACCCGGGTTGCCGGAGTCAACGAGAACATCGCGATTCTGCTGCTGGCCGCTAAGTTCGGCGTGCGGGTGTGCCCGCATGCGGGCGGAGTCGGCCTGTGCGAGATGGTGCAGCACCTCTCGTACTTCGACTTCATCGCCCTGAGCGGCCGGCGAGACGACCGCATGATCGAGTACGTCGACCACCTGCACGAGCATTTCGCCGCACCGGTCGACGTGCACGGCGGATGCTACTGGCCGCCTCTGGCTCCGGGCTCGGGTGCGGAGATGCTGGCGTCCAGCCGCCGCGAGTTCGAGTTCGAGGCGTATGCCTGA
- a CDS encoding fumarylacetoacetate hydrolase family protein, whose amino-acid sequence MKFLRLGALGQERPALLHGDSYFDLAAITADIDGPFLASDGPARVRAALDAGELPVLPNAAAERIGAPIARPSAIVCVGMNYAAHAAESGSAPPEAPIIFLKTPNTVVGPNDVARIPRGSTKTDWEVELGVVIGKHTSYLDSPADSLAHVAGFVVANDLSEREWQLEISGGQWSKGKSAPGFSPVGPWLVTPDEVDHTNLRLRSFVNGEPRQDSSTADLIFGVEQIVYQLSQYMAFEPGDLLLTGTPEGVALSGRFPYLAAGDVCEIEIEGLGRQRQAFV is encoded by the coding sequence ATGAAATTCCTGCGACTCGGTGCACTCGGTCAGGAGCGCCCGGCGCTCCTGCACGGCGACAGCTACTTCGACCTCGCCGCGATCACGGCCGACATCGACGGACCGTTCCTCGCCTCCGACGGCCCGGCACGGGTGCGCGCCGCTCTCGACGCCGGCGAGCTGCCGGTGCTGCCGAACGCCGCGGCCGAACGCATCGGAGCGCCGATCGCCCGGCCGTCTGCCATCGTCTGCGTGGGCATGAACTACGCCGCACACGCCGCCGAGTCGGGTTCCGCGCCGCCCGAGGCGCCCATCATCTTCCTCAAGACCCCGAACACGGTCGTGGGCCCGAACGACGTCGCCCGAATCCCTCGCGGCAGCACCAAGACCGACTGGGAGGTCGAGCTCGGTGTCGTCATCGGCAAGCACACCTCCTACCTCGACTCCCCCGCCGACAGCCTCGCCCACGTTGCCGGATTCGTGGTGGCGAACGACCTCTCCGAGCGGGAGTGGCAGCTCGAGATCTCGGGCGGCCAGTGGTCGAAGGGCAAGAGCGCCCCCGGGTTCAGCCCCGTCGGACCCTGGCTGGTGACCCCCGACGAGGTCGACCACACGAACCTCCGCCTCCGCTCTTTCGTGAACGGCGAGCCGCGGCAGGATTCCAGCACCGCCGACCTCATCTTCGGCGTCGAGCAGATCGTCTACCAGCTCAGTCAGTACATGGCGTTCGAGCCGGGCGATCTCCTCCTCACCGGCACCCCCGAGGGTGTGGCGCTCTCCGGGCGGTTCCCCTACCTCGCGGCCGGCGACGTCTGCGAGATCGAAATCGAGGGTCTCGGGCGTCAGCGTCAGGCGTTCGTCTGA
- a CDS encoding toxin-antitoxin system YwqK family antitoxin, producing the protein MTPAQGDEATDPNQLVPHTQLHRDGSVRAQGQNLDGEPHGYWEWFRLDGTIMRSGTFEAGAQVGEWVTYDKNGAPYKTTRMKPE; encoded by the coding sequence ATGACACCTGCGCAGGGCGACGAGGCGACCGACCCCAACCAGCTCGTGCCCCACACACAGTTGCACCGCGATGGCTCGGTGCGGGCACAGGGACAGAATCTCGACGGGGAGCCGCATGGCTACTGGGAGTGGTTCCGGCTCGACGGCACGATCATGCGGTCAGGCACCTTCGAGGCAGGAGCTCAAGTCGGCGAATGGGTGACCTACGACAAGAACGGTGCCCCTTACAAGACCACTCGGATGAAGCCCGAGTAA
- a CDS encoding SDR family NAD(P)-dependent oxidoreductase, which translates to MIEFGGLVAVVTGGASGIGAAIADRLHEGGAQVAVLDLNPDGAHPEHFAVAANVADDASVQAAIAAVAEKFGRIDIVVNNAGVGAVGTVADNDDDEWHRVFDINVVGMARVTRAALPHLRLSPSAAIVNTSSVAATAGLPQRALYTATKGAVLSLTRAMAADHLREGIRVNCVNPGTADTPWVARLLDSADDPAAERAALDARQPHGRLVAASEVADAVAYLASPLSGSTTGTSIAVDGGMQNLRLRPE; encoded by the coding sequence ATGATCGAGTTCGGCGGTCTCGTCGCGGTGGTCACGGGCGGCGCCTCCGGCATCGGAGCGGCGATCGCCGATCGGCTCCACGAGGGCGGGGCGCAGGTCGCCGTGCTCGACCTGAATCCCGACGGCGCGCATCCGGAGCATTTCGCGGTCGCCGCGAACGTCGCCGACGACGCCTCGGTGCAGGCGGCGATCGCTGCCGTCGCCGAGAAGTTCGGCCGCATCGACATCGTGGTCAACAACGCCGGCGTCGGTGCGGTGGGCACCGTGGCCGACAACGACGACGACGAATGGCACCGCGTGTTCGACATCAACGTGGTCGGGATGGCCCGTGTGACGCGCGCCGCCCTTCCTCACCTCCGCCTCTCGCCGTCGGCCGCCATCGTGAACACCTCCTCGGTCGCCGCCACGGCGGGGTTGCCGCAGCGCGCGCTGTACACGGCGACCAAAGGCGCCGTGCTCTCGCTCACCCGGGCGATGGCGGCCGATCACCTGCGCGAGGGCATCCGCGTCAACTGCGTCAATCCGGGCACGGCCGACACCCCGTGGGTCGCGCGATTGCTCGACTCGGCCGACGATCCGGCAGCGGAACGTGCTGCGCTCGACGCCCGTCAGCCGCACGGCCGGCTGGTCGCGGCATCCGAGGTCGCCGACGCTGTGGCCTATTTGGCCAGCCCGCTCTCCGGTTCCACCACCGGCACGTCGATCGCCGTCGACGGCGGCATGCAGAACCTCCGCCTGCGCCCCGAGTAG
- a CDS encoding ArsR/SmtB family transcription factor, with the protein MADVYKALADQTRRALLDELLERDEQTLFELCSRLAMNHDLTPSRQAVSQHLDVLEQAGLVHTERRGRYKFHTIDTTPLSQITERWRPRKATP; encoded by the coding sequence GTGGCCGACGTGTACAAGGCTCTTGCCGACCAGACGCGGCGCGCACTGCTCGACGAGCTCCTGGAGCGCGACGAGCAGACACTGTTCGAGCTGTGTTCCCGGCTCGCGATGAACCACGACCTGACGCCCTCACGGCAGGCTGTGTCGCAGCATCTGGACGTGCTCGAGCAGGCCGGTCTCGTGCACACCGAGCGCCGCGGCCGCTACAAGTTCCACACCATCGACACGACTCCGCTCTCGCAGATCACCGAGCGATGGCGCCCGAGAAAGGCCACCCCATGA
- the aceA gene encoding isocitrate lyase, whose translation MTSRPGDQTQTAAALETSWKTDARWNGIERDYSAEDVIALRGRVQEEHTLAKRGAERLWELIQTEEWVPALGALTGNQAVQQVRAGLKAIYLSGWQVAADANLSGQTYPDQSLYPANSVPAVVRRINNALLRADQIETSEGLPDREWMAPIVADAEAGFGGPLNAYELMSSMIAAGAAGVHWEDQLASEKKCGHMGGKVLIPTSQHIRTLNAARLAADVAGVPSIIIARTDSLAANLITSDVDERDRPFLDGTRTPEGFYGTTPGIETVLARGLAYAPYADLLWVESSEPDIELARRFAATIHAEFPGKLLAYNCSPSFNWKSKLNDEQIASFQRELASMGYAFQFITLAGFHALNHSMYTLARGYGERHMSAYVELQEAEFASEADGYTATRHQREVGTGYFDRIATALNPSSATLALVGSTESEQFH comes from the coding sequence ATGACCAGCCGACCCGGAGACCAGACCCAGACCGCCGCCGCCCTCGAGACGTCGTGGAAGACGGATGCCCGCTGGAACGGCATCGAGCGCGACTACAGCGCCGAAGACGTCATCGCCCTCCGCGGCCGAGTTCAAGAAGAGCACACCCTCGCCAAGCGCGGCGCCGAACGCCTCTGGGAACTCATCCAAACCGAGGAATGGGTGCCCGCTCTCGGCGCCCTCACCGGCAACCAGGCCGTGCAGCAGGTGCGCGCCGGCCTCAAGGCCATCTACCTCTCGGGCTGGCAGGTCGCCGCCGACGCCAACCTCAGCGGACAGACCTACCCCGACCAGAGCCTCTACCCGGCCAACTCCGTTCCGGCCGTCGTGCGTCGCATCAACAACGCGCTGCTCCGCGCCGACCAGATCGAGACCTCCGAGGGCCTGCCCGACCGCGAGTGGATGGCGCCGATCGTCGCGGATGCGGAAGCCGGCTTCGGCGGGCCCCTGAACGCCTACGAACTCATGAGCTCCATGATCGCCGCCGGCGCCGCGGGCGTGCACTGGGAAGACCAGCTGGCCAGCGAGAAGAAGTGCGGACACATGGGAGGCAAGGTGCTCATCCCGACCTCGCAGCACATCCGCACGCTCAACGCCGCCCGCCTCGCCGCCGACGTCGCCGGCGTGCCCAGCATCATCATTGCCCGCACCGACTCGCTCGCCGCCAACCTCATCACGAGCGACGTCGACGAGCGCGACCGCCCCTTCCTCGACGGCACCCGCACCCCCGAGGGCTTCTACGGCACCACGCCCGGAATCGAGACCGTGCTCGCCCGCGGCCTCGCCTACGCGCCCTACGCCGACCTGCTCTGGGTCGAGTCGTCAGAACCCGACATCGAGCTGGCCCGGCGCTTCGCCGCCACGATCCACGCAGAATTCCCCGGCAAGCTGCTCGCCTACAACTGCAGCCCGAGCTTCAACTGGAAGAGCAAGCTGAACGACGAGCAGATCGCGAGCTTCCAGCGCGAGCTCGCGAGCATGGGATACGCGTTCCAGTTCATCACCCTCGCGGGCTTCCATGCCCTCAACCACTCCATGTACACGCTCGCCCGCGGCTACGGCGAACGGCACATGAGCGCCTACGTCGAGCTGCAGGAGGCCGAATTCGCCTCCGAAGCCGACGGCTACACGGCGACGCGCCACCAGCGCGAAGTCGGCACCGGCTATTTCGATCGAATCGCCACGGCCCTGAACCCCTCGAGCGCCACTCTCGCGCTCGTGGGCTCGACCGAATCCGAGCAGTTCCACTGA
- a CDS encoding VOC family protein, giving the protein MKLQTVSIFVDDQQHALEFYTTRLGFTVSADIPMGEHRWLTVVDPERPDSTQISLEPKGHPAVVPFTDALLADGIPFCVLGVDDVQAEYDRLLALGETFTQPPTAMGPVIIAVLDDTCGNLLQLAQWVG; this is encoded by the coding sequence ATGAAACTCCAAACCGTGAGCATCTTCGTCGACGACCAGCAACACGCCCTCGAGTTCTACACGACGCGCCTGGGGTTCACGGTGTCCGCCGACATCCCAATGGGCGAACACCGCTGGCTCACCGTAGTCGACCCCGAACGACCAGACAGCACCCAGATCTCGCTCGAGCCGAAGGGCCATCCGGCCGTCGTGCCGTTTACCGACGCACTGCTTGCCGACGGCATCCCGTTCTGCGTCCTCGGCGTCGACGACGTGCAAGCGGAATACGACCGCCTGCTCGCGCTGGGCGAGACGTTCACCCAGCCTCCCACGGCGATGGGGCCGGTGATCATCGCCGTGCTCGACGACACCTGCGGCAACCTGCTGCAGCTCGCGCAGTGGGTCGGTTGA
- a CDS encoding Na+/H+ antiporter produces the protein MTTDTVGTIVWVVSFVVVTVAVTGLSRRVGWSAPVVLVLVGAVVSFIPGVPNIEVEPDLILYGLLPPLLFAAAMRTSFADVRARRDSILLLSVGLVAFTVLTVGLTAWLVIPAITLAAAFAFGAVVAPTDAVAVTAVAGRLSLPRRLVTVLEGESLLNDATALVALNAAVAAIIATVNPGMVALDFGIAVVGGVGVGLAVAFVMAFIRKQLRSPVLDTSLSLITPFVAFIPAQFIHGSGVLAVVVAGLYLGYKAPVIQTAESRIAESLNWRTIQFLLENAVFLFIGLSLFSIFQAALTSGPSVGETVFISVVVLLVLFLSRLVWMVFTTALYRYGPRHLRQRGWSWRNGIAVSFAGIRGVVTLAAVFLLPEETPWRAFLQFLAFIVVVGTLLAGLSLPVIIRLLRLPPPDYSQEQTEAHMLMAEAQAMGLARLEEEASEADEERVLQRLRLNATFLTDALENPAADGVEPPATAYNRLRRVMIEAERQAVLNARAEGRYQERAIKSVLAKIDVEETELNIGRPKKTD, from the coding sequence ATGACGACGGATACCGTGGGCACGATCGTATGGGTCGTCTCGTTCGTCGTGGTCACCGTCGCCGTGACCGGGCTCTCGCGGCGGGTCGGCTGGTCGGCACCCGTGGTGCTGGTGCTCGTCGGCGCGGTGGTGTCGTTCATCCCGGGCGTGCCGAACATCGAAGTCGAGCCCGACCTCATCCTCTACGGCCTGCTGCCGCCGCTGCTGTTCGCCGCCGCCATGCGCACCTCCTTCGCCGACGTGCGCGCCCGGCGCGACAGCATCCTGCTGCTCTCCGTGGGCCTCGTCGCGTTCACCGTGCTGACGGTGGGTCTCACCGCCTGGTTGGTCATCCCGGCCATCACACTCGCCGCCGCGTTCGCGTTCGGTGCGGTGGTGGCGCCGACGGATGCGGTGGCCGTGACCGCGGTGGCCGGTCGCCTCAGCCTTCCACGCCGACTGGTGACGGTGCTCGAAGGCGAGAGCCTGCTGAACGACGCCACCGCTCTCGTGGCCTTGAACGCCGCGGTCGCCGCGATCATCGCCACCGTGAACCCGGGCATGGTGGCGCTCGATTTCGGCATCGCCGTGGTGGGAGGCGTCGGGGTGGGGCTCGCGGTCGCCTTCGTGATGGCGTTCATCCGCAAGCAGCTGCGATCGCCCGTGCTCGACACCAGCCTGTCGCTGATCACGCCGTTCGTCGCCTTCATCCCGGCCCAGTTCATCCACGGCTCAGGGGTGCTGGCGGTCGTGGTGGCCGGACTCTACCTGGGCTACAAGGCACCCGTCATCCAGACCGCCGAGTCGCGCATCGCCGAGTCGCTGAACTGGCGCACCATTCAGTTCCTGCTCGAGAACGCGGTGTTCCTCTTCATCGGGCTCAGCCTGTTCTCGATCTTCCAGGCTGCCCTGACCTCGGGCCCGAGCGTGGGGGAGACGGTGTTCATCTCCGTCGTCGTGCTGCTCGTGCTCTTCCTCTCCCGCCTCGTGTGGATGGTGTTCACGACGGCGCTCTACCGCTACGGCCCCCGGCACCTCCGCCAACGAGGGTGGAGTTGGCGCAACGGCATCGCGGTGTCGTTCGCGGGCATCCGGGGAGTGGTCACGCTCGCGGCCGTCTTCCTGCTGCCGGAGGAGACGCCCTGGCGTGCCTTCTTGCAGTTCCTGGCCTTCATCGTGGTGGTCGGCACGCTGCTCGCCGGGCTGTCGCTGCCCGTGATCATCCGTCTTCTGAGGCTTCCCCCACCCGATTACTCGCAGGAGCAGACCGAGGCGCACATGCTGATGGCCGAGGCCCAGGCCATGGGGCTCGCGCGGCTCGAGGAAGAAGCGAGCGAAGCCGACGAGGAGCGCGTGCTGCAGCGCCTGCGGCTGAACGCGACGTTCCTCACCGACGCTCTCGAGAACCCGGCGGCCGACGGGGTCGAGCCGCCGGCCACGGCCTACAACCGACTGCGCCGGGTCATGATCGAGGCCGAGCGCCAAGCCGTGCTGAACGCGCGTGCTGAGGGGCGCTACCAGGAGCGCGCCATCAAGTCCGTTCTGGCGAAGATCGACGTCGAAGAGACCGAACTCAACATCGGGCGGCCGAAGAAGACCGACTGA